The Syngnathus typhle isolate RoL2023-S1 ecotype Sweden linkage group LG6, RoL_Styp_1.0, whole genome shotgun sequence genome has a window encoding:
- the LOC133155730 gene encoding beta-1,3-glucosyltransferase-like isoform X1 — MHRANSGCSVSSGLPGGALEPRWWSDDAAYHHERSEREKSERELPLALCLAPHFTPPFARQSTRSSDARVVCALRPRLDSPRHAELPVRGRNRCPWASANRNDNDSRPAVPVARRGLAVALPRRDVYTSGRCQLPEEVCRVAWSWRPAAPKKPRRHWKKMRTGSLPGNSKPPAVLLLHTLSDNEGDWSILPLLPYLSRTFGKNSSWMVFLEEETGVKTTRLVEALAKFDEKKEWFLGKPLHDDESTIIHHYAFAENPPVFKYPDFAAAWALSVPLLVRLANKVREEPLKSDFTIDLKHEVALYIWDNGNGPRLTAVPELCTELEDSPSAKFCATALLPEPPPCGEPVRQDNIFVAVKTCKKFHKERVPVIKKTWERDAVYLEYYSDHADASIPTIDLGVANTERGHCGKTFAILKRFVSGAVPDTEWLLVVDDDTLISLPRLRSLLSCYQPREAVYLGERYGYGLGQGGYSYITGGGGMVFSREAVARLLQSGCKCYSDDAPDDMVLGMCLNALDVPATHSPLFHQARPEDYSADLLAHQVPISFHKHWNSDPVVVFNQWLRDGRRKSPAALDANESIKTEL, encoded by the exons ATGCATCGAGCCAACTCTGGGTGCAGTGTCTCTTCTGGCCTGCCAGGGGGCGCCCTTGAGCCGCGCTGGTGGAGTGACGATGCCGCCTATCACCACGAGAGAAGTGAGAGAGAAAAATCTGAGCGAGAGCTCCCACTCGCACTCTGCCTCGCTCCTCACTTCACTCCCCCGTTTGCTCGTCAAAGTACTCGGAGCTCCGACGCCCGCGTCGTATGTGCCTTGCGGCCGCGCTTAGATAGCCCCCGACACGCCGAGCTGCCCGTGCGGGGCCGGAACCGGTGTCCCTGGGCCTCGGCGAACCGAAACGACAATGATTCGCGACCAGCAGTGCCAGTGGCACGTCGCGGGCTTGCTGTTGCTCTCCCTCG ACGTGACGTTTACACAAGTGGCCGCTGTCAACTTCCAGAGGAAGTTTGCAGG GTCGCATGGTCTTGGCGGCCGGCAGCTCCGAAGAAGCCTCGCAG ACACTGGAAGAAGATGCGCACGGGATCCCTGCCAGGCAACTCG aaaccgcCGGCGGTTTTGCTCCTTCACACTTTATCCGACAATGAGGGAGACTGGAGCATCCTTCCTCTGCTGCCTTA TTTGTCTCGTACCTTTGGCAAGAATTCCTCGTGGATGGTGTTCCTGGAAGAGGAGACCGGCGTAAAGACGACGAGGCTCGTCGAAGCGCTCGCCAAGTTTGACGAGAAAAAA GAATGGTTCCTGGGGAAGCCGCTCCACGACGACGAGTCGACCATCATTCATCACTACGCCTTTGCCGAGAACCCGCCCGTCTTCAAATACCCCGACTTTGCTGCCGCCTGGGCCTTAAGCGTCCCCCTGCTAGTCCG gctCGCCAACAAAGTCCGAGAGGAGCCACTGAAATCGGACTTCACCATCGACCTGAAACACGAA GTGGCCTTGTACATTTGGGACAACGGGAACGGTCCTCGTTTGACCGCCGTGCCCGAGCTGTGCACGGAGCTCGAGGACTCCCCGAGTGCCAAGTTTTGCGCCACCGCGTTGCTCCCCGAGCCCCCCCCTTGC GGTGAGCCGGTACGTCAGGACAACATCTTTGTCGCCGTGAAAACATGCAAGAAGTTTCACAAAGAACGAG TGCCCGTCATCAAGAAGACTTGGGAGAGGGACGCCGTCTACCTGGAGTATTACAGCGACCACGCCGACGCTTCCATACCCACCATCGATTTGGGAGTCGCCAACACCGAGAGAG GTCACTGCGGGAAAACGTTCGCCATCCTCAAAAGATTCGTCAGCGGCGCCGTCCCCGACACCGAGTGGCTCCTCGTTGTGGACGACGACACGCTGATCAG cctcCCCAGACTGCGATCGTTGCTCAGCTGCTACCAGCCGCGGGAAGCCGTGTATCTGGGCGAGCGCTACGGCTACGGCCTCGGCCAGGGAGGCTACAGCTACATCACGGGAGGCGGCGG CATGGTGTTCAGCAGGGAAGCGGTGGCGCGGCTCCTGCAAAGCGGCTGCAAATGTTACAGCGACGACGCTCCCGACGACATGGTGCTGGGAATGTGCCTCAACGCTCTCGACGTTCCCGCCACGCACAGTCCGCTTTTCCATCAG GCCCGGCCGGAGGACTATTCAGCGGACTTACTTGCTCACCAGGTTCCCATTTCTTTCCACAAACATTGGAACAGCGACCCCGTAGTGGTCTTTAACCAATGGCTGAGGGACGGCCGCCGTAAAAGCCCGGCCGCGCTCGATGCCAATGAGAGCATCAAGACGGagctgtga
- the LOC133155730 gene encoding beta-1,3-glucosyltransferase-like isoform X3: MIRDQQCQWHVAGLLLLSLGRMVLAAGSSEEASQTLEEDAHGIPARQLDLQQMVFVIQSQSNSFHARLAEKRREDLLQQAHAQSVKPPAVLLLHTLSDNEGDWSILPLLPYLSRTFGKNSSWMVFLEEETGVKTTRLVEALAKFDEKKEWFLGKPLHDDESTIIHHYAFAENPPVFKYPDFAAAWALSVPLLVRLANKVREEPLKSDFTIDLKHEVALYIWDNGNGPRLTAVPELCTELEDSPSAKFCATALLPEPPPCGEPVRQDNIFVAVKTCKKFHKERVPVIKKTWERDAVYLEYYSDHADASIPTIDLGVANTERGHCGKTFAILKRFVSGAVPDTEWLLVVDDDTLISLPRLRSLLSCYQPREAVYLGERYGYGLGQGGYSYITGGGGMVFSREAVARLLQSGCKCYSDDAPDDMVLGMCLNALDVPATHSPLFHQARPEDYSADLLAHQVPISFHKHWNSDPVVVFNQWLRDGRRKSPAALDANESIKTEL; encoded by the exons ATGATTCGCGACCAGCAGTGCCAGTGGCACGTCGCGGGCTTGCTGTTGCTCTCCCTCG GTCGCATGGTCTTGGCGGCCGGCAGCTCCGAAGAAGCCTCGCAG ACACTGGAAGAAGATGCGCACGGGATCCCTGCCAGGCAACTCG ATCTTCAGCAGATGGTGTTTGTCATCCAAAGTCAGAGCAACTCTTTCCACGCCAGGCTCGCTGAAAAACGGCGAGAGGATTTGCTCCAGCAGGCGCACGCTCAGTCCGTG aaaccgcCGGCGGTTTTGCTCCTTCACACTTTATCCGACAATGAGGGAGACTGGAGCATCCTTCCTCTGCTGCCTTA TTTGTCTCGTACCTTTGGCAAGAATTCCTCGTGGATGGTGTTCCTGGAAGAGGAGACCGGCGTAAAGACGACGAGGCTCGTCGAAGCGCTCGCCAAGTTTGACGAGAAAAAA GAATGGTTCCTGGGGAAGCCGCTCCACGACGACGAGTCGACCATCATTCATCACTACGCCTTTGCCGAGAACCCGCCCGTCTTCAAATACCCCGACTTTGCTGCCGCCTGGGCCTTAAGCGTCCCCCTGCTAGTCCG gctCGCCAACAAAGTCCGAGAGGAGCCACTGAAATCGGACTTCACCATCGACCTGAAACACGAA GTGGCCTTGTACATTTGGGACAACGGGAACGGTCCTCGTTTGACCGCCGTGCCCGAGCTGTGCACGGAGCTCGAGGACTCCCCGAGTGCCAAGTTTTGCGCCACCGCGTTGCTCCCCGAGCCCCCCCCTTGC GGTGAGCCGGTACGTCAGGACAACATCTTTGTCGCCGTGAAAACATGCAAGAAGTTTCACAAAGAACGAG TGCCCGTCATCAAGAAGACTTGGGAGAGGGACGCCGTCTACCTGGAGTATTACAGCGACCACGCCGACGCTTCCATACCCACCATCGATTTGGGAGTCGCCAACACCGAGAGAG GTCACTGCGGGAAAACGTTCGCCATCCTCAAAAGATTCGTCAGCGGCGCCGTCCCCGACACCGAGTGGCTCCTCGTTGTGGACGACGACACGCTGATCAG cctcCCCAGACTGCGATCGTTGCTCAGCTGCTACCAGCCGCGGGAAGCCGTGTATCTGGGCGAGCGCTACGGCTACGGCCTCGGCCAGGGAGGCTACAGCTACATCACGGGAGGCGGCGG CATGGTGTTCAGCAGGGAAGCGGTGGCGCGGCTCCTGCAAAGCGGCTGCAAATGTTACAGCGACGACGCTCCCGACGACATGGTGCTGGGAATGTGCCTCAACGCTCTCGACGTTCCCGCCACGCACAGTCCGCTTTTCCATCAG GCCCGGCCGGAGGACTATTCAGCGGACTTACTTGCTCACCAGGTTCCCATTTCTTTCCACAAACATTGGAACAGCGACCCCGTAGTGGTCTTTAACCAATGGCTGAGGGACGGCCGCCGTAAAAGCCCGGCCGCGCTCGATGCCAATGAGAGCATCAAGACGGagctgtga
- the LOC133155730 gene encoding beta-1,3-glucosyltransferase-like isoform X4, protein MVLAAGSSEEASQTLEEDAHGIPARQLDLQQMVFVIQSQSNSFHARLAEKRREDLLQQAHAQSVKPPAVLLLHTLSDNEGDWSILPLLPYLSRTFGKNSSWMVFLEEETGVKTTRLVEALAKFDEKKEWFLGKPLHDDESTIIHHYAFAENPPVFKYPDFAAAWALSVPLLVRLANKVREEPLKSDFTIDLKHEVALYIWDNGNGPRLTAVPELCTELEDSPSAKFCATALLPEPPPCGEPVRQDNIFVAVKTCKKFHKERVPVIKKTWERDAVYLEYYSDHADASIPTIDLGVANTERGHCGKTFAILKRFVSGAVPDTEWLLVVDDDTLISLPRLRSLLSCYQPREAVYLGERYGYGLGQGGYSYITGGGGMVFSREAVARLLQSGCKCYSDDAPDDMVLGMCLNALDVPATHSPLFHQARPEDYSADLLAHQVPISFHKHWNSDPVVVFNQWLRDGRRKSPAALDANESIKTEL, encoded by the exons ATGGTCTTGGCGGCCGGCAGCTCCGAAGAAGCCTCGCAG ACACTGGAAGAAGATGCGCACGGGATCCCTGCCAGGCAACTCG ATCTTCAGCAGATGGTGTTTGTCATCCAAAGTCAGAGCAACTCTTTCCACGCCAGGCTCGCTGAAAAACGGCGAGAGGATTTGCTCCAGCAGGCGCACGCTCAGTCCGTG aaaccgcCGGCGGTTTTGCTCCTTCACACTTTATCCGACAATGAGGGAGACTGGAGCATCCTTCCTCTGCTGCCTTA TTTGTCTCGTACCTTTGGCAAGAATTCCTCGTGGATGGTGTTCCTGGAAGAGGAGACCGGCGTAAAGACGACGAGGCTCGTCGAAGCGCTCGCCAAGTTTGACGAGAAAAAA GAATGGTTCCTGGGGAAGCCGCTCCACGACGACGAGTCGACCATCATTCATCACTACGCCTTTGCCGAGAACCCGCCCGTCTTCAAATACCCCGACTTTGCTGCCGCCTGGGCCTTAAGCGTCCCCCTGCTAGTCCG gctCGCCAACAAAGTCCGAGAGGAGCCACTGAAATCGGACTTCACCATCGACCTGAAACACGAA GTGGCCTTGTACATTTGGGACAACGGGAACGGTCCTCGTTTGACCGCCGTGCCCGAGCTGTGCACGGAGCTCGAGGACTCCCCGAGTGCCAAGTTTTGCGCCACCGCGTTGCTCCCCGAGCCCCCCCCTTGC GGTGAGCCGGTACGTCAGGACAACATCTTTGTCGCCGTGAAAACATGCAAGAAGTTTCACAAAGAACGAG TGCCCGTCATCAAGAAGACTTGGGAGAGGGACGCCGTCTACCTGGAGTATTACAGCGACCACGCCGACGCTTCCATACCCACCATCGATTTGGGAGTCGCCAACACCGAGAGAG GTCACTGCGGGAAAACGTTCGCCATCCTCAAAAGATTCGTCAGCGGCGCCGTCCCCGACACCGAGTGGCTCCTCGTTGTGGACGACGACACGCTGATCAG cctcCCCAGACTGCGATCGTTGCTCAGCTGCTACCAGCCGCGGGAAGCCGTGTATCTGGGCGAGCGCTACGGCTACGGCCTCGGCCAGGGAGGCTACAGCTACATCACGGGAGGCGGCGG CATGGTGTTCAGCAGGGAAGCGGTGGCGCGGCTCCTGCAAAGCGGCTGCAAATGTTACAGCGACGACGCTCCCGACGACATGGTGCTGGGAATGTGCCTCAACGCTCTCGACGTTCCCGCCACGCACAGTCCGCTTTTCCATCAG GCCCGGCCGGAGGACTATTCAGCGGACTTACTTGCTCACCAGGTTCCCATTTCTTTCCACAAACATTGGAACAGCGACCCCGTAGTGGTCTTTAACCAATGGCTGAGGGACGGCCGCCGTAAAAGCCCGGCCGCGCTCGATGCCAATGAGAGCATCAAGACGGagctgtga
- the LOC133155730 gene encoding beta-1,3-glucosyltransferase-like isoform X2, with protein MFILAHYLLILRRFPGTKDKASKSCARPAIDFLVISSAIGGISIEANLSPFFRGGNYPCGVCDVLLQSKRPHTLEEDAHGIPARQLDLQQMVFVIQSQSNSFHARLAEKRREDLLQQAHAQSVKPPAVLLLHTLSDNEGDWSILPLLPYLSRTFGKNSSWMVFLEEETGVKTTRLVEALAKFDEKKEWFLGKPLHDDESTIIHHYAFAENPPVFKYPDFAAAWALSVPLLVRLANKVREEPLKSDFTIDLKHEVALYIWDNGNGPRLTAVPELCTELEDSPSAKFCATALLPEPPPCGEPVRQDNIFVAVKTCKKFHKERVPVIKKTWERDAVYLEYYSDHADASIPTIDLGVANTERGHCGKTFAILKRFVSGAVPDTEWLLVVDDDTLISLPRLRSLLSCYQPREAVYLGERYGYGLGQGGYSYITGGGGMVFSREAVARLLQSGCKCYSDDAPDDMVLGMCLNALDVPATHSPLFHQARPEDYSADLLAHQVPISFHKHWNSDPVVVFNQWLRDGRRKSPAALDANESIKTEL; from the exons atgtttattCTTGCCCATTATCTATTAATACTCCGCCGCTTTCCCGGCACAAAAGACAAGGCTTCAAAAAGCTGCGCTCGGCCTGCGATCGATTTCCTCGTCATCTCGAGCGCTATCGGCGGAATTAGCATTGAGGCGAACCTGTCGCCGTTCTTCCGTGGTGGTAATTACCCGTGTGGCGTCTGTGATGTTTTGCTGCAAAGCAAGCGACCACAT ACACTGGAAGAAGATGCGCACGGGATCCCTGCCAGGCAACTCG ATCTTCAGCAGATGGTGTTTGTCATCCAAAGTCAGAGCAACTCTTTCCACGCCAGGCTCGCTGAAAAACGGCGAGAGGATTTGCTCCAGCAGGCGCACGCTCAGTCCGTG aaaccgcCGGCGGTTTTGCTCCTTCACACTTTATCCGACAATGAGGGAGACTGGAGCATCCTTCCTCTGCTGCCTTA TTTGTCTCGTACCTTTGGCAAGAATTCCTCGTGGATGGTGTTCCTGGAAGAGGAGACCGGCGTAAAGACGACGAGGCTCGTCGAAGCGCTCGCCAAGTTTGACGAGAAAAAA GAATGGTTCCTGGGGAAGCCGCTCCACGACGACGAGTCGACCATCATTCATCACTACGCCTTTGCCGAGAACCCGCCCGTCTTCAAATACCCCGACTTTGCTGCCGCCTGGGCCTTAAGCGTCCCCCTGCTAGTCCG gctCGCCAACAAAGTCCGAGAGGAGCCACTGAAATCGGACTTCACCATCGACCTGAAACACGAA GTGGCCTTGTACATTTGGGACAACGGGAACGGTCCTCGTTTGACCGCCGTGCCCGAGCTGTGCACGGAGCTCGAGGACTCCCCGAGTGCCAAGTTTTGCGCCACCGCGTTGCTCCCCGAGCCCCCCCCTTGC GGTGAGCCGGTACGTCAGGACAACATCTTTGTCGCCGTGAAAACATGCAAGAAGTTTCACAAAGAACGAG TGCCCGTCATCAAGAAGACTTGGGAGAGGGACGCCGTCTACCTGGAGTATTACAGCGACCACGCCGACGCTTCCATACCCACCATCGATTTGGGAGTCGCCAACACCGAGAGAG GTCACTGCGGGAAAACGTTCGCCATCCTCAAAAGATTCGTCAGCGGCGCCGTCCCCGACACCGAGTGGCTCCTCGTTGTGGACGACGACACGCTGATCAG cctcCCCAGACTGCGATCGTTGCTCAGCTGCTACCAGCCGCGGGAAGCCGTGTATCTGGGCGAGCGCTACGGCTACGGCCTCGGCCAGGGAGGCTACAGCTACATCACGGGAGGCGGCGG CATGGTGTTCAGCAGGGAAGCGGTGGCGCGGCTCCTGCAAAGCGGCTGCAAATGTTACAGCGACGACGCTCCCGACGACATGGTGCTGGGAATGTGCCTCAACGCTCTCGACGTTCCCGCCACGCACAGTCCGCTTTTCCATCAG GCCCGGCCGGAGGACTATTCAGCGGACTTACTTGCTCACCAGGTTCCCATTTCTTTCCACAAACATTGGAACAGCGACCCCGTAGTGGTCTTTAACCAATGGCTGAGGGACGGCCGCCGTAAAAGCCCGGCCGCGCTCGATGCCAATGAGAGCATCAAGACGGagctgtga
- the LOC133155730 gene encoding beta-1,3-glucosyltransferase-like isoform X5, whose protein sequence is MRTGSLPGNSKPPAVLLLHTLSDNEGDWSILPLLPYLSRTFGKNSSWMVFLEEETGVKTTRLVEALAKFDEKKEWFLGKPLHDDESTIIHHYAFAENPPVFKYPDFAAAWALSVPLLVRLANKVREEPLKSDFTIDLKHEVALYIWDNGNGPRLTAVPELCTELEDSPSAKFCATALLPEPPPCGEPVRQDNIFVAVKTCKKFHKERVPVIKKTWERDAVYLEYYSDHADASIPTIDLGVANTERGHCGKTFAILKRFVSGAVPDTEWLLVVDDDTLISLPRLRSLLSCYQPREAVYLGERYGYGLGQGGYSYITGGGGMVFSREAVARLLQSGCKCYSDDAPDDMVLGMCLNALDVPATHSPLFHQARPEDYSADLLAHQVPISFHKHWNSDPVVVFNQWLRDGRRKSPAALDANESIKTEL, encoded by the exons ATGCGCACGGGATCCCTGCCAGGCAACTCG aaaccgcCGGCGGTTTTGCTCCTTCACACTTTATCCGACAATGAGGGAGACTGGAGCATCCTTCCTCTGCTGCCTTA TTTGTCTCGTACCTTTGGCAAGAATTCCTCGTGGATGGTGTTCCTGGAAGAGGAGACCGGCGTAAAGACGACGAGGCTCGTCGAAGCGCTCGCCAAGTTTGACGAGAAAAAA GAATGGTTCCTGGGGAAGCCGCTCCACGACGACGAGTCGACCATCATTCATCACTACGCCTTTGCCGAGAACCCGCCCGTCTTCAAATACCCCGACTTTGCTGCCGCCTGGGCCTTAAGCGTCCCCCTGCTAGTCCG gctCGCCAACAAAGTCCGAGAGGAGCCACTGAAATCGGACTTCACCATCGACCTGAAACACGAA GTGGCCTTGTACATTTGGGACAACGGGAACGGTCCTCGTTTGACCGCCGTGCCCGAGCTGTGCACGGAGCTCGAGGACTCCCCGAGTGCCAAGTTTTGCGCCACCGCGTTGCTCCCCGAGCCCCCCCCTTGC GGTGAGCCGGTACGTCAGGACAACATCTTTGTCGCCGTGAAAACATGCAAGAAGTTTCACAAAGAACGAG TGCCCGTCATCAAGAAGACTTGGGAGAGGGACGCCGTCTACCTGGAGTATTACAGCGACCACGCCGACGCTTCCATACCCACCATCGATTTGGGAGTCGCCAACACCGAGAGAG GTCACTGCGGGAAAACGTTCGCCATCCTCAAAAGATTCGTCAGCGGCGCCGTCCCCGACACCGAGTGGCTCCTCGTTGTGGACGACGACACGCTGATCAG cctcCCCAGACTGCGATCGTTGCTCAGCTGCTACCAGCCGCGGGAAGCCGTGTATCTGGGCGAGCGCTACGGCTACGGCCTCGGCCAGGGAGGCTACAGCTACATCACGGGAGGCGGCGG CATGGTGTTCAGCAGGGAAGCGGTGGCGCGGCTCCTGCAAAGCGGCTGCAAATGTTACAGCGACGACGCTCCCGACGACATGGTGCTGGGAATGTGCCTCAACGCTCTCGACGTTCCCGCCACGCACAGTCCGCTTTTCCATCAG GCCCGGCCGGAGGACTATTCAGCGGACTTACTTGCTCACCAGGTTCCCATTTCTTTCCACAAACATTGGAACAGCGACCCCGTAGTGGTCTTTAACCAATGGCTGAGGGACGGCCGCCGTAAAAGCCCGGCCGCGCTCGATGCCAATGAGAGCATCAAGACGGagctgtga
- the LOC133155733 gene encoding syncytin-A-like, with protein MLDSSISPTHDCFRWDTVYPVAPMTKHKPLFSSVVAKGSFTCIRLPGTGVKLGAIPAPWCGSVTEVTAPFLPIARCDIWFWCNSNKLYDRLPFDSAGICALVTLLLPVHLIPMSSYDLTSFAKSVVPKFWPRTKRDAEWRGTANPTYIDAIGVPRGVPDEYKLVNQIAAGFESALCWWCTLNKNVDRINYVHYNVQRLGNWTEAGFRAVHSQLAATSLMAFQNRMALDMLLSREGGVCAMFGEQCCTFIPNNTAADGSLSQALEGLRALNGKMKEHSGVNTEVWANWLNVFGKYRTLVSSALVSVAVFSAILTLCGCCCIPCLRSLINRLITAAISPPAETFPLLLRDDLSVDGGSFSIDDPVSESVVVNLSDLFSDPGFADCDSVSSRV; from the coding sequence atgttagactcgtccatttcacccactcacgattgttttagatgggatacggtttaccctgttgcccctatgacaaagcataaaccccttttttcgtctgttgtagctaagggtagttttacatgcattagattacctggtaccggtgtgaagctCGGCGCCATACCTGCTCCGTGGTGTGGGTCCGTGACCGAGGTcacggccccttttttgcccattgctcgttgtgatatttggttttggtgtaatagtaacaaactttatgataggttgcctttcgacagcgctggaatttgcgctttggtaaccctattgctacctgttcatttgataccaatgtcctcttatgatctaacgtcttttgctaagtccgtagtgcccaaattctggccgagaacgaaacgagacgccgaatggcggggcacagctaatccaacctacatcgacgccattggtgttcctaggggagtgccggatgagtataagctggtgaatcagatagcagctggttttgaatccgccctgtgttggtggtgtactcttaacaaaaatgttgacaggattaactacgtccattacaacgtgcagaggcttggaaactggaccgaggcgggtttcagggcggtccactcccaactggccgctacttccctcatggctttccagaatcgaatggcccttgacatgctactctcaagagagggcggtgtctgcgccatgttcggtgagcaatgttgcacttttattccaaataacactgcggccgacggaagcctgtcccaggcccttgagggcctgcgggccttgaacgggaagatgaaggagcacagtggagtgaacacggaggtttgggccaactggttgaacgtgttcgggaagtaccgcaccctggtttcctctgccctggtctccgttgccgttttctctgccattttgaccttgtgtggatgttgttgcatcccttgtctccgatccctaattaacaggctaattacggctgctatctctccaccagctgagactttcccgttgctcctaagggatgacctttcggtcgacgggggttccttctctattgacgacccggtcagcgaatctgttgtggtaaacttgtccgatttgttttctgacccgggctttgccgattgtgactcagtttcctcccgtgtgtaa